A single window of Callithrix jacchus isolate 240 chromosome 6, calJac240_pri, whole genome shotgun sequence DNA harbors:
- the C1QL2 gene encoding complement C1q-like protein 2: MALGLLIAVPLLLQAAPPGAAHYEMMGTCRMICDPYTAAPGGGPSGAKAPPPGPSTAALEVMQDLSANPPPPFIQGPKGDPGRPGKPGPRGPPGEPGPPGPRGPPGEKGDTGRPGLPGLQLTAGTAGGVGVVGGGAGGGGDSEGEVTSALSATFSGPKIAFYVGLKSPHEGYEVLKFDDVVTNLGNHYDPTTGKFSCQVRGIYFFTYHILMRGGDGTSMWADLCKNGQVRASAIAQDADQNYDYASNSVVLHLDSGDEVYVKLDGGKAHGGNNNKYSTFSGFLLYPD; the protein is encoded by the exons ATGGCGCTCGGGCTGCTCATCGCTGTGCCGCTGCTGCTGCAGGCGGCGCCCCCCGGCGCGGCGCACTACGAGATGATGGGCACCTGCCGCATGATCTGCGACCCTTACACTGCCGCACCCGGAGGGGGGCCTTCGGGTGCAAAGGCTCCTCCGCCCGGACCCAGCACCGCCGCCCTGGAAGTCATGCAGGACCTGAGCGCCAACCCTCCACCTCCCTTCATCCAGGGACCCAAGGGCGACCCGGGGCGACCGGGCAAGCCAGGGCCTCGGGGACCCCCTGGAGAGCCGGGCCCGCCTGGACCCAGGGGCCCTCCGGGAGAGAAGGGCGACACGGGGAGACCCGGGCTACCAGGGCTGCAACTGACGGCGGGCACGGCCGGCGGCGTCGGGGTGGTGGGCGGcggggctgggggaggtggcGACTCCGAGGGTGAAGTGACCAGTGCGCTGAGCGCCACCTTCAGCGGCCCCAAGATCGCCTTCTATGTGGGTCTCAAGAGCCCCCACGAAGGCTATGAGGTGCTGAAGTTCGACGACGTGGTCACCAACCTCGGCAATCACTATGACCCCACCACCGGCAAGTTCAGCTGCCAGGTGCGCGGCATCTACTTCTTCACCTACCACATCCTCATGCGCGGCGGCGACGGCACCAGCATGTGGGCGGACCTCTGCAAGAACGGGCAG GTCCGGGCCAGCGCCATCGCACAGGACGCCGACCAGAATTACGACTACGCCAGCAACAGCGTGGTGCTGCACTTGGATTCAGGGGACGAAGTGTATGTGAAGCTGGATGGCGGGAAGGCTCACGGAGGCAATAATAACAAGTACAGCACGTTCTCGGGCTTTCTTCTGTACCCGGATTAG